A window from Micromonospora terminaliae encodes these proteins:
- a CDS encoding MFS transporter, with the protein MALGATFAALRHRNYRIWAAAGFVSVIGTWMQVLGVNWYVLAQTGSATSMGFTVLLQALPTLVLSVWGGTLADRLPAKPLLIGAQAAHALLAAALAVVAITGTGGLPAIFAISLVTGAVSAVEGPVMGRWASTLVDRESLGNALALGSLTNSAGRILGMSLGAVVVAAVGPAVLFAANAVSFVAVVVALFAVREGERHAGEPAPAGAAPADGGIRAGFRYLRRQPVVLVALALSFVLGSLGRNYQVTMAAMSDGPLHGGASGYGVLSTVFAVGTVLGALFAARRPELSYAVLVGAGLLASGLQIVAGLAPGTLSFAAVILPVAAAAVVIDTTVGARAQLDTDYAMRGRVLAALAVTGSVSAAVGAPLLGWLAEHAGPRQTLVLAGTITAVATAAAGVALDRLRERRLAHRFNRVLAAPATRPVRRAAATAARVVRPAGAVLGAVPAGAARVVRPAGAGLIAATGAARVVRPADAGLAAATAVALPRPTVLAGASPVALPGARPGAGRLRSGRAVRADQDCAGCAPHRGSRRSRWTGLRSPFAHRDGCPAA; encoded by the coding sequence ATGGCACTCGGCGCCACGTTCGCCGCGCTGCGCCACCGCAACTACCGGATCTGGGCCGCGGCCGGATTCGTGTCGGTCATCGGGACCTGGATGCAGGTCCTCGGCGTCAACTGGTACGTGCTGGCGCAGACCGGGTCGGCCACCTCCATGGGGTTCACCGTCCTGCTCCAGGCGCTGCCCACGCTGGTGCTGAGCGTCTGGGGTGGCACGCTGGCCGACCGGCTGCCCGCCAAGCCGCTGCTGATCGGCGCCCAGGCCGCGCACGCACTGCTCGCCGCCGCGCTGGCCGTGGTGGCGATCACGGGCACCGGCGGGCTCCCGGCGATCTTCGCGATCTCCCTGGTCACCGGCGCGGTGTCGGCCGTCGAGGGCCCGGTGATGGGCCGCTGGGCCTCCACGCTGGTGGACCGGGAGAGCCTCGGCAACGCCCTTGCGCTCGGCTCGCTCACCAATTCCGCCGGGCGGATCCTCGGCATGAGCCTCGGCGCCGTCGTGGTCGCCGCGGTCGGCCCCGCCGTGCTCTTCGCGGCGAACGCCGTCAGCTTCGTCGCGGTCGTCGTGGCGCTGTTCGCGGTACGCGAGGGGGAGCGGCACGCCGGTGAGCCCGCACCGGCCGGCGCGGCCCCGGCCGACGGCGGCATCCGGGCCGGCTTCCGCTACCTGAGACGCCAGCCCGTGGTGCTGGTCGCGCTGGCGCTGTCCTTCGTGCTCGGCAGCCTCGGCCGCAACTACCAGGTCACCATGGCCGCCATGAGCGACGGGCCGCTGCACGGCGGCGCCTCCGGCTACGGCGTGCTGTCCACCGTCTTCGCCGTCGGCACGGTGCTCGGTGCCCTGTTCGCGGCCCGCCGTCCGGAACTGAGCTACGCGGTGCTGGTCGGCGCCGGTCTGCTCGCCAGCGGGTTGCAGATCGTCGCCGGCCTGGCCCCGGGCACGTTGAGCTTCGCCGCCGTGATCCTGCCGGTGGCCGCCGCCGCGGTGGTCATCGACACCACGGTCGGCGCCCGGGCCCAGCTCGACACCGACTACGCCATGCGCGGCCGGGTGCTGGCCGCCCTGGCGGTCACCGGCTCGGTGTCCGCGGCCGTGGGTGCGCCGCTGCTCGGCTGGCTGGCCGAGCACGCCGGCCCCCGGCAGACCCTGGTGCTGGCCGGCACGATCACCGCCGTCGCCACGGCGGCGGCCGGGGTGGCCCTGGACCGGCTCCGCGAGCGCCGGCTGGCACACCGGTTCAACCGGGTGCTGGCCGCGCCCGCGACCCGCCCGGTCCGCCGGGCCGCCGCCACGGCCGCCCGGGTCGTCCGCCCGGCCGGCGCGGTGCTGGGCGCCGTACCCGCCGGCGCCGCCCGGGTGGTCCGCCCGGCCGGTGCGGGTTTGATCGCCGCGACCGGCGCCGCCCGGGTCGTCCGCCCGGCCGACGCCGGTCTGGCCGCCGCGACCGCCGTGGCGCTGCCCCGCCCGACGGTGTTGGCCGGCGCGTCACCGGTGGCGCTGCCGGGCGCGCGTCCCGGCGCCGGCCGGCTCCGGTCGGGCCGGGCCGTCCGCGCGGACCAGGACTGCGCGGGCTGCGCGCCGCACCGGGGCAGTCGCCGCTCCCGGTGGACCGGGCTGCGGTCGCCGTTCGCGCACCGCGACGGCTGCCCCGCCGCCTGA
- a CDS encoding SGNH/GDSL hydrolase family protein, which yields MSRRVRTALAALLAAVLGAVLVPGVARAATVNYVALGDSYSSGVGAGPYDLSTCLRSQKSYAPLWVAAHAVTSFRFPACGGAVTADVIGSQVNSLSTSTTLVTVTIGGNDAGFADVITSCRFGSTSSCESAVNDSRAFATATLPGRLDNTYAAIRNRAPNARLVVLGYPRLFETGYCGLLAMSTYKRTILNNAADLLATVIADRARAAGATFVDARPFFAGHGVCAADPWINDVSGLVEAYHPDADGYRYGYLAALTAAIG from the coding sequence ATGTCCCGTCGCGTCCGCACCGCCCTCGCCGCACTGCTCGCGGCCGTCCTCGGTGCCGTGCTCGTCCCCGGCGTCGCCCGGGCGGCCACCGTCAACTACGTCGCCCTCGGCGACTCCTACTCCTCCGGCGTCGGGGCCGGCCCGTACGACCTCTCGACCTGCCTGCGCAGCCAGAAGTCGTACGCCCCGCTGTGGGTCGCCGCGCACGCGGTCACCAGCTTCCGGTTCCCGGCCTGCGGCGGGGCGGTCACCGCCGACGTGATCGGCAGTCAGGTGAACTCGCTGAGCACCAGCACCACCCTGGTCACCGTCACCATCGGCGGCAACGACGCCGGCTTCGCCGACGTCATCACGAGTTGCCGCTTCGGCAGCACGTCGAGCTGCGAGAGCGCCGTCAACGACAGCCGGGCCTTCGCCACCGCCACCCTGCCCGGCCGGCTCGACAACACCTACGCCGCCATCCGGAACCGGGCGCCCAACGCCCGGCTCGTGGTGCTCGGCTACCCGCGGCTGTTCGAGACCGGCTACTGCGGCCTGCTGGCCATGAGCACCTACAAGCGGACCATCCTCAACAACGCCGCCGACCTGCTCGCCACGGTCATCGCCGACCGGGCCCGGGCGGCCGGGGCCACCTTCGTCGACGCCCGGCCGTTCTTCGCCGGTCACGGCGTCTGCGCCGCCGACCCGTGGATCAACGACGTGAGCGGGCTCGTCGAGGCGTACCACCCGGACGCCGACGGCTACCGGTACGGCTACCTGGCCGCACTGACCGCCGCCATCGGCTGA
- a CDS encoding M1 family metallopeptidase — protein sequence MRRALTAAIAALTVTTAGTVVTGTPGQAAALPGWGRPKPAAATPAPGSPGLGDSYFPDYGNGGYDVGHYDIRLRYEPATDRLSGTTTILATATQDLSRFNLDFLLGVESVRVNGWPAAFAREGVHELAVTAPRPILKGQQLTVVVKYAGIPSETLVQGYTGWTRVADGALAVNEPESAWWWFPSNDHPKDKATWDVSVSVPTGVEVVSNGVQPRDPLPEAGNRTRWSWRSVKPGATYQAFLAIGQYDIVTDTAPNGQPVINAYSTTLGERGPAARASIERTAEVVDWESGLFGPYPFEAQGGVAGPIDGIGFALETQSRPVYGHSFWRRGANVSVVVHENAHQWFGDSVSVADWRNIWLNEGFASYAEWLWSEEQGEGTAQELFDFTYASYPADSEFWQVLPGDPGAAGIFDDAVYDRGAMALHQLRLAVGDEAFFRILPAWTAAHRYGNGTIAQFQALAERISGRDLDAVFTTWLFTAGRPEVATTARGALAAPAQPKSWAKIREAHELLTH from the coding sequence GTGCGACGCGCTCTCACGGCGGCCATCGCCGCCCTGACCGTCACCACCGCCGGCACCGTCGTGACCGGCACCCCCGGCCAGGCCGCCGCCCTACCGGGCTGGGGCCGGCCGAAGCCCGCGGCGGCCACCCCGGCCCCGGGCAGCCCCGGCCTGGGCGACAGCTACTTCCCCGACTACGGCAACGGCGGCTACGACGTCGGCCACTACGACATCCGGCTGCGCTACGAACCGGCCACCGACCGGCTCAGCGGCACCACCACGATCCTGGCCACCGCCACCCAGGACCTGTCCCGGTTCAACCTCGACTTCCTCCTCGGCGTCGAGTCGGTCCGGGTCAACGGCTGGCCGGCCGCCTTCGCCCGGGAGGGCGTCCACGAGCTGGCCGTCACCGCGCCCCGGCCGATCCTCAAGGGACAGCAGCTCACCGTCGTCGTGAAATACGCCGGCATCCCGTCCGAGACGCTGGTCCAGGGCTACACGGGCTGGACCCGGGTCGCCGACGGCGCCCTCGCCGTCAACGAGCCCGAGTCGGCCTGGTGGTGGTTCCCGAGCAACGACCACCCGAAGGACAAGGCCACCTGGGACGTCTCGGTCTCGGTGCCGACCGGCGTCGAGGTGGTCAGCAACGGCGTGCAGCCGCGCGACCCGCTGCCCGAGGCCGGCAACCGCACCCGGTGGAGCTGGCGCAGCGTCAAGCCGGGCGCCACCTACCAGGCGTTCCTGGCCATCGGGCAGTACGACATCGTCACCGACACCGCGCCGAACGGGCAGCCGGTGATCAACGCGTACAGCACCACGCTGGGTGAGCGCGGGCCGGCCGCCCGGGCCAGCATCGAGCGCACGGCCGAGGTGGTCGACTGGGAGAGCGGCCTGTTCGGGCCGTACCCGTTCGAGGCGCAGGGCGGCGTGGCCGGTCCGATCGACGGCATCGGCTTCGCCCTGGAGACGCAGAGCCGCCCCGTCTACGGGCACAGCTTCTGGCGGCGCGGCGCCAACGTGTCGGTGGTGGTGCACGAGAACGCGCACCAGTGGTTCGGCGACTCCGTCTCGGTCGCCGACTGGCGCAACATCTGGCTGAACGAGGGCTTCGCCTCGTACGCCGAGTGGCTCTGGTCGGAGGAGCAGGGCGAGGGCACCGCCCAGGAGCTGTTCGACTTCACCTACGCCAGCTACCCGGCGGACTCGGAGTTCTGGCAGGTCCTCCCCGGTGACCCCGGTGCCGCCGGCATCTTCGACGACGCGGTCTACGACCGGGGCGCCATGGCGCTGCACCAGCTCCGGCTGGCCGTCGGCGACGAGGCGTTCTTCCGGATCCTGCCGGCCTGGACCGCCGCCCACCGCTACGGCAACGGCACCATCGCCCAGTTCCAGGCGCTCGCCGAGCGGATCTCCGGCCGGGACCTCGACGCGGTCTTCACCACCTGGCTGTTCACCGCCGGGCGCCCCGAGGTGGCCACCACGGCCCGCGGCGCGCTCGCCGCCCCGGCGCAGCCCAAGTCGTGGGCGAAGATCCGGGAGGCCCACGAGCTGCTCACGCACTGA
- a CDS encoding MFS transporter encodes MIDTVRRDSRRLTFLVLAAGAGFFAMLQSLITPVLPTIQHDLHTSQNTVTWVLTAYLLSASIFTPVLGRVGDMVGKERTLVVSLAALALGCLLAAVAPNIGMLIVARVVQGIGGAVFPLSFGIIRDEFPAARVSSAVAAISAIVAAGGGLGVVLAGPIVATLGYRWLFWIPMVVVGLTALAAHRFVPESPVRTPGRISWAATLLLSGWLVALLLPVSKGATWGWTSGRVLGLLALAGVLLAGWLVAETRSANPLIDMRMMRLPAVWTTNLVALLYGASMFSVYAFLPQFVQIPTSAGYGFGASVTQAGLLMLPMLVGMFVAGLVAGRLASRFSAKAQLSTGAVFNVLAAAMLTVAHDTRWEIGVAGGLVGLGIGLAFASMANLIVASVPARQTGVATGMNANIRTIGGAIGAAVASSVITAHPQASGLPREAGFTMGFLLLTGISLAAALAALAVPSGRRAARARHGRPPARSTEPELTGELVPAR; translated from the coding sequence GTGATCGACACCGTCCGGCGCGACTCGCGCCGGTTGACCTTCCTCGTCCTCGCCGCCGGCGCCGGCTTCTTCGCGATGCTCCAGTCGCTGATCACGCCGGTGCTGCCCACCATCCAGCACGACCTGCACACCTCGCAGAACACCGTGACCTGGGTGCTGACCGCCTACCTGCTGTCCGCGTCGATCTTCACCCCGGTCCTCGGCCGGGTCGGCGACATGGTCGGCAAGGAACGGACCCTGGTCGTCTCCCTCGCCGCGCTCGCGCTGGGCTGCCTGCTGGCGGCCGTCGCGCCCAACATCGGCATGCTCATCGTCGCCCGGGTCGTCCAGGGCATCGGTGGCGCGGTCTTCCCGCTCTCCTTCGGCATCATCCGCGACGAGTTCCCCGCCGCCCGGGTGAGCTCGGCCGTCGCGGCGATCTCGGCGATCGTCGCCGCCGGGGGCGGCCTCGGCGTCGTGCTGGCCGGGCCGATCGTCGCCACCCTGGGCTACCGCTGGCTGTTCTGGATCCCGATGGTCGTCGTGGGCCTCACCGCGCTCGCGGCGCACCGGTTCGTGCCGGAGTCGCCGGTGCGTACCCCGGGCCGGATCAGCTGGGCGGCCACCCTGCTCCTCTCCGGCTGGCTGGTGGCGCTGCTGCTGCCGGTCAGCAAGGGCGCCACGTGGGGCTGGACGTCCGGCCGGGTGCTCGGCCTGCTGGCGCTCGCGGGCGTGCTCCTGGCCGGCTGGCTGGTGGCCGAGACCCGCTCGGCGAACCCGCTCATCGACATGCGGATGATGCGCCTGCCCGCGGTCTGGACGACCAACCTGGTCGCCCTGCTCTACGGCGCCTCGATGTTCTCCGTCTACGCCTTCCTGCCGCAGTTCGTGCAGATCCCCACCAGCGCCGGGTACGGCTTCGGCGCGAGCGTCACCCAGGCCGGGCTGCTCATGCTGCCCATGCTCGTCGGCATGTTCGTGGCCGGCCTCGTCGCCGGCCGGCTGGCGTCCCGGTTCAGCGCCAAGGCGCAGCTCTCCACCGGGGCCGTGTTCAACGTGCTCGCCGCGGCCATGCTGACCGTCGCGCACGACACCCGCTGGGAGATCGGCGTGGCCGGCGGCCTGGTGGGCCTCGGCATCGGGCTGGCCTTCGCCTCGATGGCCAACCTCATCGTGGCCAGCGTGCCGGCCCGCCAGACCGGCGTGGCCACCGGCATGAACGCCAACATCCGCACCATCGGCGGCGCGATCGGCGCCGCGGTGGCCAGCAGCGTGATCACGGCCCACCCGCAGGCGAGCGGGCTGCCCCGGGAGGCCGGCTTCACCATGGGCTTCCTGCTGCTGACCGGCATCTCCCTCGCGGCCGCGCTGGCCGCCCTGGCGGTCCCGTCCGGCCGCCGGGCGGCGCGGGCGCGGCACGGCCGGCCGCCGGCGCGGAGCACCGAGCCGGAGCTGACCGGCGAACTGGTGCCGGCGCGCTGA
- a CDS encoding TetR/AcrR family transcriptional regulator, whose translation MASADQLGEVFARRPKRADARRNYDALIAAAQEVFGECGAGASLEEIARRAGVGIGTLYRNFPKRRDLFEAVYVEEVRALSASAADLADLPPWDALVAWLHRFVAYVGTKRALAEELVHDSEVFRSCRTEIYAAGEPLLRRAQEAGVARPDATFDDVVRLVSGIMAYQFFEPAQRDRVLTIALDGLRHPAAAR comes from the coding sequence ATGGCCAGCGCAGACCAGCTGGGCGAGGTCTTCGCCCGGCGCCCGAAGCGGGCCGATGCCCGCCGCAACTACGACGCGCTGATCGCCGCCGCCCAGGAGGTCTTCGGCGAGTGCGGCGCCGGCGCGTCCCTGGAGGAGATCGCCCGGCGGGCGGGTGTCGGCATCGGCACGCTCTACCGGAACTTCCCGAAGCGGCGCGACCTGTTCGAGGCGGTCTACGTCGAGGAGGTGCGCGCGCTCAGCGCGTCCGCCGCCGACCTCGCCGACCTGCCCCCGTGGGACGCCCTGGTCGCCTGGCTGCACCGGTTCGTCGCCTACGTCGGCACCAAGCGCGCCCTGGCCGAGGAGCTGGTGCACGACTCCGAGGTGTTCCGCAGCTGCCGCACCGAGATCTACGCCGCGGGCGAGCCGCTGCTGCGCCGCGCGCAGGAGGCCGGGGTGGCCCGGCCGGACGCCACCTTCGACGACGTGGTGCGGCTGGTCAGCGGCATCATGGCGTACCAGTTCTTCGAGCCGGCCCAGCGCGACCG
- a CDS encoding glutamate synthase subunit beta, whose product MPDPNGFLRYDRRLPARRPVPVRIMDWREVYPPAGEELIREQATRCMDCGIPFCHDGCPLGNRIPDWNDLVRTGNWDAAVESLHATNNFPEFTGRLCPAPCEAACVLGLGGQQPVTIKQVEVEIADAAVARGGLRPQPVPAQTGRSVAVVGSGPAGLAAAQQLARAGHAVTVYERDDAFGGLLRYGIPDFKLEKRHVDRRLAQLAAEGVRFRAGVEVGVDVTAEQLRAEHDAVLLACGALQGRDTPATPGRELRGVHQAMAHLVAANRVVAAAGEGKPALATLPDGTPIDAAGKHVVIIGGGDTAADCLGVAHRQGAAGVHQLDLYPEPPADRDAGRDPWPTWPWVLRSYPAHEEGGERVFAVAVQEFVDDGTGQVRAVRIAEVTVEKVDGRRIVTSLPGSEREIPADLVLLAIGFEGTEEQPLLGQFGVARNGRGAVDARPDWQTGADGVFVAGDMHRGASLIVWAIAEGRAAAAAIHAYLGGAGTLPAPVDPARQPLAAR is encoded by the coding sequence GTGCCTGACCCGAACGGTTTCCTGCGCTACGACCGGCGGCTGCCCGCCCGCCGTCCGGTCCCCGTGCGGATCATGGACTGGCGGGAGGTCTACCCGCCGGCCGGCGAGGAGCTGATCCGCGAGCAGGCCACCCGGTGCATGGACTGCGGCATCCCGTTCTGCCACGACGGGTGCCCGCTGGGCAACCGCATCCCGGACTGGAACGACCTGGTCCGCACCGGCAACTGGGACGCCGCGGTGGAGTCGCTGCACGCCACCAACAACTTCCCCGAGTTCACCGGGCGGCTCTGCCCGGCGCCCTGCGAGGCGGCCTGCGTGCTCGGCCTGGGTGGCCAGCAGCCGGTCACCATCAAGCAGGTCGAGGTGGAGATCGCCGACGCCGCCGTGGCCCGGGGCGGGCTGCGCCCGCAGCCGGTGCCGGCCCAGACCGGCAGGTCGGTCGCCGTGGTCGGCTCCGGCCCCGCCGGGCTCGCCGCCGCGCAGCAGCTCGCGCGCGCCGGCCACGCCGTCACGGTGTACGAGCGGGACGACGCGTTCGGCGGCCTGCTCCGGTACGGCATCCCCGACTTCAAGCTGGAGAAGCGGCACGTCGACCGGCGGCTGGCCCAGCTCGCCGCCGAGGGGGTGCGCTTCCGCGCCGGCGTGGAGGTCGGGGTGGACGTCACCGCCGAGCAGCTGCGCGCCGAGCACGACGCCGTGCTGCTCGCCTGCGGCGCGCTGCAGGGCCGGGACACCCCGGCGACGCCGGGGCGGGAGCTGCGGGGCGTACACCAGGCCATGGCGCACCTGGTGGCCGCGAACCGGGTGGTCGCCGCGGCGGGCGAGGGGAAGCCCGCCCTGGCCACCCTGCCCGACGGCACGCCGATCGACGCGGCCGGCAAGCACGTGGTGATCATCGGTGGTGGCGACACCGCCGCCGACTGCCTGGGCGTCGCCCACCGGCAGGGCGCGGCCGGGGTGCACCAGCTCGACCTCTACCCGGAGCCCCCGGCCGACCGGGACGCCGGGCGCGACCCGTGGCCCACCTGGCCGTGGGTGCTGCGCAGCTACCCGGCCCACGAGGAGGGCGGCGAGCGGGTCTTCGCCGTGGCGGTGCAGGAGTTCGTCGACGACGGCACCGGCCAGGTCCGGGCGGTCCGGATCGCCGAGGTCACCGTCGAGAAGGTGGACGGCCGGCGGATCGTCACGTCCCTGCCCGGCTCGGAGCGGGAGATCCCGGCCGACCTGGTGCTCCTCGCCATCGGCTTCGAGGGCACCGAGGAGCAGCCCCTGCTCGGCCAGTTCGGGGTGGCCCGCAACGGCCGGGGCGCGGTGGACGCCCGCCCCGACTGGCAGACCGGCGCCGACGGCGTGTTCGTGGCCGGGGACATGCACCGGGGCGCCTCGCTCATCGTGTGGGCGATCGCCGAGGGCCGGGCCGCCGCCGCGGCCATCCACGCGTACCTGGGTGGGGCCGGGACCCTGCCGGCGCCGGTCGACCCGGCGCGGCAGCCGCTCGCCGCCCGCTGA